From Bicyclus anynana chromosome 11, ilBicAnyn1.1, whole genome shotgun sequence:
tgattcttctgcggatctccttatttctgattcgatcacgcaaagaaaccCCAAGCCccctttgagcctttttatgagggccacagttagcgaccaggtctcggatccgtaagtcatcactggcaacacgcactgttagcactttcgtcttcaggcactgaggaattttggacgaaaagatgacGCGGAGTTCCCCGAACGCTGTCcaaccgagttggattcggcggtttacCTCCTTCTCAAAACTGGACCTACCTAATTGGATTGTGTGTCGTAGATGCGTATAAAAGTCTCTATTTGATAGCTTGTGGTTTATGTGATGTTAGGTGATTACTGCCTAGTTAGTCCTATGATTCGCTTATGTGGTTTCAAAATACGACGTCCTgcgttcgaatcctgggtttgAGTTTTCATTCTtctaaagaaattttcagttggTGAAGTTGGTGGTGTCCCCTATCGACCACCTCGGTGTTGTCATCTAAACTaataagcataaaataacattttacgtgctaccttctggtTAGTTTGAAGGCGGCGCAAAGTCAGTGACGTCTAATCagcgaattgagaaacctccttctttaaaagtcggttaaaagtatAGTAACTTACCAGGTACATCATGAGCTCTGCTGACAGGGATGCCCCTGTTGGCGAAGGTGTAGGCAGTCTTGGTGCCGAACAGCAGATACGGGTTATCGTCTGCTAACCGGCAGCTCTCGTCCTGCGCTTGCGCCGACGCATAGACAAGGCAGAGCGCGAGGAGCAACTTTAGCCGCATCTTTATGCCTAGACAATATATAATGGGTCGTTTTAgtcccttgtataacaatcgaCTATTTTcacgtataaaaatataactttgccACAATAATTACCTTTTTCGCGGGAACTTTTGCTATGGTTTTATAGTCTGTGGTAATGTGCGAAAAACACGGCTTTCTAGTTGCACTATAGCGAACCAACTGACCGGCTCGGCTCGCAAACGgcaaaagaaaatgaaacatACTTTGGTTGTGCCATAGAGATTTGATAATAGATAGAAGGACCTGTAGGAAATAATTTTTGCAAACTTTTCAACCagctaatttttaaatatgaaatgaatgccattttataataaacgtTATTATAAAATGgcattcatttcatatttaaaaattaattaatataggtgggtacgtttagggcaaccaataaaaactaacttcagaaatacatAACCAGCAGAAAAGATAaagtaggtgagttgatagctaaaactgcacatttcgaaaatttgacgatttgagcgtaacgtaatggaatggggggggtttcaaagttacaaaataaaacccttatattttagttctcgatttacgagcgcgattaattttttacttattttgcaGGAAAtacctcctaattaatcgctaaaattttctgacaatttcagtaagccaaagtaataaaaatagcttttaaagtctagtttttttttccaccgctaaaagcgaaaaaagcaAATAACCTATTTCTTCCTATAGCCatctaccaaatgcaatcggtcCCCAAGACGCTCGAATAACTGCAAATATAGCATcctgggctcccctactataatatttagtttagttgACTACAACAATTGTTAGAAAttgatgaaattatttactGATAGTCAAACCTTTTTAGTTCattcaattgtaatttttttaggtttcGCTTCTATTTGTCAAAGGatgtatttttactttttagatgACAAGCCGTAAATACAAGTCCAAggaaatctacacccctttcgatttctacacgacatcataacggaaagttaaatcgcttggcggtacgtcatcgtcggtaggctggtaactagccacggccgaagcctcctaccaagCAGACCTgaaccaaataagaaaacctcaattgtcCCACCCGGGgttctaacccaggacctctgtcgtgtaaatccaccgcgaataccactgcgccacggaggccgtcaaaattttaatGGCCTAACTTTAAATCAGCTACGGAATGAAAAGCACTGATAGGTTTCTGAAttggatttatttaaaacacaattttgtgctaacacaacaacaacaatatatttatgataatattaaatataaaaacataatgaaagtcaaacaatatttttattttaggttattaGTATGTTCAATAATCATACATATCTATGCACCAATAGACCATGAACTTGCGAAATAAAGGCTGGTGCATATTTGACAATGCACAaaccttttcttttttaaataaagaatatttgccatatgtattaaatttgaccaatattcccattcacctccaactagtcgggaaagactgtattaggagtgggtacgacaatagaccaacggagcggggatcgaaccaccacccctcgttgATGAGTcctaccgctcttaccgttgagctattgaggctgtattattaaacttttattcAACTATAACTAACtacaattttgttaaatttttttgtcggtaaatataaatagatattattatgaaaGAATTTGTCTGACGATTAGTATTGTATGTTAATTAATATCATATAAAGATTCTTGATTgaggaaaaatatttaatactcattttcttataataatttgtacatTATACTTAAATCTAACAAATTAAGGGAAAAAGTAATTATTAGAGATAAAAAGACATCTTTATCTTAGTCTgtggatagatagatatatagatagggTAATATTTCTACATTAAAGACATCTTTATATtcataacttttaaaattaaaactaagtgATACATTGTTCTAAAATCCAGCATTAGAAATATacattctttaacaaaaattaattcaaaatgttcaaggaacatgactgtgttctaaaatgaatattttcggagtaaataatatttactttgtaaatagatcttaaaatgtttcCCTTATATGCATCcttatatttatgtatctaatttttacgtattttcaaatgcaaggaCAGATAAAGCGATGTTAAGCGGATATTCGGAattattactttgtatgaaaattaaaaagcttttattttttagataagCAGTTCGGCTTCCATAAGTGgaatcaacaccttgaagttatgggaaacactcccgagcaccctgtataccgTCATTTGTTatttgataagaaataaataatggataaaactCACAGtgtcacattgcaaataggttgcctagttaaattgcggccagacacatttttcatacaaaatgtagGGAACTATGAACATCTAGTTCATAGTTCAAAGGCaatctaatacagttaaattatgcataaaataagctttcttTTGACTACTACTAGACGACTAAAAACTGATGAGGGTATGtatatagttaaatattataaatcaactATCTGGCAAAATCAACAAAAAGTGTaccagtttttaaaaatattcctatgagggaaggagattaaaaaataatcatttaatccAGTCACAATTTAACTaagcaacctatgtgcaatgtgtcaatgtgaatattttctatcatatatTTCTTACACCAaacaaataacagatgagggtatacctatattatatatgCCAGATCTCGTACTATACATTAATTACAACATATCTAACAtaaagaaatacaaattaaCTATAAGTAAaagtacttaataattaataaccattaaaaaaaacataagtagtattaatataaaacagttttataatacaCTGACGTTGAACAAAGCAAAGGGGTTTTTGTAAACAAGCGCTAACTAACAAAGGTAAtacacaattttaataattacctacttcattaagtacttataattagggtttaatgtaatttatttacctacatttaTGTGCAAACTACATAGACAATAGGTTTCTAATTTTGAGGATGAAGTCGGGTCCCGAGTACCCTGtgtaaccctagagttataggaaatactctcgagcaccctGTGTAACCCAAGAATTATGGGAactactcccgagcaccctataAGTATATACCATATGCCGGATCTCGTGCTGTGTCATTGTCTCtattgttttagaatttatacATATAGAACAACTTTATGATCTAGTAAAAACGCATTGCAATCAGAATCAAGGATTGGTTGTCTAtttcttacaatttttttttaaatttaacttaacaTTACTTTCATATTTACCTCATTACAGATGCCCAATACTTACTAAAGGTCTAGGATAGCATgctaaaacgtgctattaagtatgctccatacgagcatgctcaTCAGTTTAAATTTGCTAGCAATATGCatactatttttaagtatgctcctgaatgagcatgctcaaagcaaacattctaATTAcgcatgctaatttgtatctatcgctctctgtctatagtatcgtgttagacagggagcaatgaaggtgaagagaatacaaaatagcaatgctgatcgactagcatactcaataagcaaacctgttcagacgcgctaaaagcacgccccattccacccgcgcagcaagtagcatgctcataaatcgcaagactgttgattcttgagcaaactcgaatgctcattattagcaatgttgcgatacacatgctaataagcagcaactgctcaatagttgcatgctttcgtgcttgaaatgagcatgtgtaatgAAATCATATCTTAATGATGCGtagtcataattattattatttaacagaatcaaatgaatatgcaatttcgaaaagggcacaagtctcaaaatttaaaatatcgaggaattaaaaaaaaacaattattatccaAACAagtgtataatttctaaaagtaactattATGTTACCTACATTTTGGTGATAATTAGCCTTggaaaattacttttttgtttattaatctaaatatgttgttatatattttatatttgtgagatgtatGTACAGAATATCAGACATGTGCCCTTTTCCaaattgcatattcaaataCATTTATAACCTCTCCGCTTTGTAATTTCGttactaaacttataatattgcaacgtttaatttaatttatgtaaaaataaaatactctaATTAAATACTTTGGTCAAAATTACTAAAGCTAAACTAAAACTGAGAATACCGTTGATTTTAGTAGCGCCCCCATTGCAGAAGTCAAGGTTGCAGTTATCGGCGATAAGTCCGAAGCGATTCTTTACGAAAGTCCAATTGCAAAGTCCAACTCTGCACTCTTCCAAGTAAAGGGGTCTCTCATTCTCAAGGAACAGGACTTGGTACGGGTCGTTGATCTGGAAGTTGCTATTCGGTGTGCACCTATAAAAATACAagtagaatattaaaaattatagataatgcGTAGTTAAAGAAATTTGAATAGTCAAAAGTTTGTACGGTTATTATACTAGCCGACatcccgcagtttcacccgcgaagttcccgttcccgtgagaataatgGGATAAAGTATAAACtttgacactaacaaataacgtggcaaaATGTAGATCCAGAGTTTGCCCACTACAATATCTACTATAAActttctctttaaaatattagtaggtaattataaattattgtttatcgtCATTATTTGTCATGTCATGACTTgtcaataccttgaagttatgggaaatactcccgagcaccctgtgtaactctagagttatggaaaatactcccgagtacCCTATAtagccctagagttatgggaaatacttccgagtACCCtttataaccctagagttataggaaatactcccgagtacCCTGtgtaaccctagagttatgggaagtactcccgagcaacctgtgtAACCCAAGAATTATGGGAACTACTACCGAGCACCCTGTAGGTATATACCATATGCCGAATCTCGTGCTGTGTCATTGTCTCTATTGTTTTAGAATTTCTACATATAGAACAACTTTATGATCTAGTAAAAAACGCATTGCAATCAGAATCAAGGATTGGTTGTCTAtttcttacaattttttttttaaatttaacttaacaTTACTTTCATATTTACCTCATTACATTATTTggtcaatattatattaattaccgttattatcaacctattttaacggcactacagggccaggcctctctTCTTACAAGAGATTAGAGAGCTTAACTTACCCTGAACCCCTGGAGGGTTCCAAAGGTAGAAGGTCTACCTCCAGGGGTTCAGggtgtttgattttgtaatgaTGACTATTAGATGTGCGCACTCTTCAAGCACGGGGTAAAAATTTTcaacccggagttgggaagtcggAGTTATAACAAAgttcaaaaattttactgagaTTTTTTCGagagaaagaaaagctcaagaTTTCACAGTCCGACCTGGGAGGTCATATGATTGATATAGAAATAATTACTTGTGCAGCATGAGTTAACCTTAGCTTATCTTCTTTCCTTTGCCGTTGTGCGTAGGCCCTATTGGTCCCGCTGGAGTCACACAAAGGGTCGTCACAAAGAGGTCAGATGATTTTTAAAGAAGACATAGTTACAGCAGCGAGGTTGGCATTGTAGGGTGCCATGGCTAAGGAGCTCCACTTGCAGCTAATGCGGCGCTACGCAAGTGTTAAACTTAGTTATCTTCTTTCCTAGAGCTTTTCTTGTCCTTTTGATGCCCGCTGGAGTCATACAGAGGGTCGTAACAGGGAGGTCATAATACATAGTTACTTGTATAGCACGGCGGCGAGGTTGGCGTTGTAGGGCGCCATGGCTGAGGAGCTCCACCTGCGGCTCATGCGGCGCTACGCAAGTGTTAAACTTAGTTATCTTCTTTCCTAGAGCTTTTTGTGTCCTTTTGATGACCGCTGGAGTCATACAGAGAGTCGTAACAGGGAGGTCATAAGACATAGTTACTTGTATAGCACGGCGGCGAGGTTGGCGTTGTAGGGCGCCATGGCTGAGGAGCTCCACTTGCGGCTCTGCGCGGGCGCGGTGTGGTAGCCGGCGGCGGTGAGTGGAGCAGCGTCGCGGCGCGCGCCCAGCGCTTGCAGCGTGAGCAGCAGCATGGGCGCCTCGGTGAAGTGGACGATGGCGCGCGGCTGTTGGGGCTTCTCTGAAACAACATACAAGGTGTCAAAATaggttaacacgttcgctgcggtactgATTTTTCTGTTCCTTTGGtgcgaggttttttgacctcgtactaaaactttatgtgttGTAGTAGGTCCATCGCCGTCGTCACTCTTGAAgccaaggtcaattgacctcgtaccgcagcgaatgtgttaaGTGCCTAAAAGTCACCGCAATAAGagtagctacaccactgagcgcacacatacataattttgtctttaattccattatatatttgtgtatatatatatggttTTTACCTGcccccttagccaagtggcacgtcgattctctttctacgatcgctaacgtttcgaaaactagaaaaatgtatgggaatgacagatcttgatacgctagtgccctatctctagtataaaatatcattaaaatacaCTACTTAATTAtccaaaactaatttgaatggttttgaaaaaatccctagatatatgtatattattttcggattttaatttttttttaaatgagggATTCGCTgtagaaccaaagttaccgacatagctcaacaattCGCGAAGCTataatggacggggcacatagttcgaagagtcgacgAACGTTTAGgcgccaaggtgctggaatggcgaccccacactacaaagcgcagttttggccgaccccccaccaggtggactgacgacatcaagcgagtcacagagATTCGTTAGATACAGACGGCTCAGGTATGCTACAAAtgccctatgtcctgcaatggacgagtatgatgatgatgatgattttccatatcttttaaatatgaccccTATTCCAGTTCTCCTCCAAATAGTCGGAAAATGCagtaaataagtaataacaaaCATAAACGTTACTAACCATTATCAACGTGTGTGTTGAAGAAAGTCATCATGTCTTTAACACCGGTGCAGCCGATTTCCTGATTCTTCGGCGACCCGTAGCCATATTTGTAGTACGTTTGCAAGTCTTCCAAATATTCCAGACGCTTGAGATCGTCTTTTGTGAAaacctgaaattaaaaaaaaaactttgtagaTAAACATTTATCCCACTCCTGATATTAATGTAGAAATAGTAGAATGAAATTCTTTTTTCTTAAACTTAAACCTGCTAAGgattatgaagaataattgtaccaagtttcgttaaaatccgtctagtagtttttgtttctataacaaacatacagacagacaaccaaaaattttactgattgcatttttggcatcagtatcgatcactaatccctccctgatagttattttggaaatatatttcatgtacagaattgacctctatacagatttattataagtttagatagatagaagatagatttaGAGGTAAAATAACAGAGGGAGTATGTTTTTAAACTATGTAGTTGGAAGGTCACAAcactttgaaatttttgtttagAGTCTGCTGTCCTTCCTAACCTACTGTTAGCTTATTATTATATGTGCACTTGGCAACCGCGGAAATCCTGAAAGTCTTGACCTGAAAGACGGCAGACCACAAGACGTCTCTGCCAATTTCCCTCGCTACTTCTCGCGCCAACTTACCGCACACCAAGGCGAGATCTGCGCGACCTGCCACGCTTTGTTGTAGCGACACATTTGGTACATGTTGTGTAGAACATCTCTCTCGATGTCGTAGTTGAAGCCGAGGCGCCGCGATATGTTGTTCAACatctacaaataaatacatataaataaaattgaaatgtctgtttGTCATTTCAAAACAACTGTGTTTTCAAGTGTCTATAGCTACGAGTGTTtatacgatactaaaacataatcaagctttttaaatattttcgggCTGTTTGTTCGGGCTTATCTCTGgaatggctcaaccgatttaaatgggactttcactgtactttttatcccaaaaaatagaaatgaaaaaCAGGATTTCACGCATacaaagttgcgggcatccgctagccaaagaatataattgtaataattatagttacagtttttttgaaattataattattataaaaatcacacTCATTGTAAGTAAAGTAGACTAAACATATTTTCCtatgattttaaattatgcaAATGAACTTTCTagacttaattatatttaaaacaaaagacacTTAGCTAGTTTAGAAACTCTTTATGTTTGTTCTTTATTAGTTACATTACTTACATCTTTATATTCCTGACTGGACTCGAAAGTATGCTGTTGCAACAATGTGTCTGCATTCTCTTCGACATTAGCATTCCAAGAGGGACAGTATTTGTATGGCtgcaaagaaaataattttgctAGTGATGTCGTCACTTTTAGCTATGGCTATTTGGTTAGGGAAGACTATATTTGCTATTCTTTTCTGCATCTGATTTCTGAATGTGGGTTATGTTTTTGTGGTGTATAAATCCAGCTCGGCAGGGCAGCGTTCGAGAAACTCCGCGACATATTTTCGTCCGAATCgaccagtgcgtgttgccagtgatggaCCTATGAGGAGATTCTCAGACGATAGaaactgacatagctcagcgagtcgcgaagctgaagtggcaatgggcaggccacatagttcgaagagccgatggctcCATCCAtccgtccatcggctcttcgtgctggaatggtgaccccgcaacggaaagcgcagtgttggccaacCCCACACTTGaaggaccgaggatatcaagaggtttgcagggagccgatggatgctggcggctcgagatcgttgtgcttggaggacCATGCAAGACGCCTATgtccagtggacgtctatcggctgttaggGTAAGGTAAGGTGTATATAGGGATTTCTCTAtaaggcgcttggaggccattggatagaagcctacttgaaataaaagaattttgatttgattttgatttaaaggtgaaaataaataagattctCAGTTGTGGGGGTGTTTTATATTTCCTAGATTATTACATATTGATCGGTcttttgtgttataaaataagTGTGCCATGTCATTACTAACTACTcgtattataatttgttattactGGTATTATATAGAAGAAGTTGACATACCCGTAGCAATTTTTCGTCGGTTTCCTTTGATATATCGATGTTGTCCGCCTGCGCTCTGAACAGACCTTCTGTAAAAGCCTTAAATGTGGTGCTTGAACGCTGATCGTTTACGTATTTAAACTGTAACCGATAAAATATTAGATTAAGTACTATTAATACTAATAACTTTTTTGAAATAAGGCatgattatcatcattaacaaactttattcgagcacgagtctcctctcagaataagaagggataagctagtccaccacgccggcccaatgcggtttagcagacttcacacatgtagagattTTAGaaaagtatgcaggtttcctcgcggtgttccttcaccgtttgacatatatatgatatttaatttcttaaaatccacataTCCGttgagttggaggtgcataccttGGACCTACTTCGAACAAAGACCAACCTCGGATCGAATTAGAAGATACACCCTCCATATCTAAAGcaaaggttatatccactatCACGGGTAATGCCTCATATTAAacattactttaattaatttcttaccaGATAGTCATGCACATTGTCAGTCAGCAGTCCAGGGAACCTCTGTTTCCAAGCCTGCGCGAGCTGTTGTGTGGACATATAGCCGTCGCTGGTGAGGTCTCCCGCAAACGAAATGTTCAGCCGAGGGTTCCACTCCCATCTCTCGAGAAGGTTCACGTCAGAACTGCACATTCGGAGCTGAAAAGACATTTTAGAAGATTACACTTTACACTAGCCGTTTCAATAATTATTGGATCTTCGAACTATCAAATATCAGTGCTgcaaccttttttttaattgaaactaTGTGGCAAAATGCCGAGTTGGGCCTttttaggttatgccacatattacagggaattatttattgctccactgtttgagtggacagttaacccatataatttagattttactaatgtgatatgtggcattacttaaaataaagatcttttctttctttcttaactATATCGAACCAAGAGCTATCGATAGCTAaaaacctcattttaggaagtctgaaagtttttttttattgctaaaataaGTGTCTTTACTATAGTGCTGAGGAACCTGAAGTAAGTTTGAAATCCTGTATATCAGGATGCTTGCTATTCctgctttttttaaataaaaaaaaaaaaaaattgccatatttttaaatacaaccaatatttccattcccctccgaCTAGTCGGGgatgactgtattaggagtgggtatgacaatagaccaacgggggatcgaaccaccacccctcgatgatgagttcgaccgctcttacctttgagctattgaggctctcaaAACTTGCTTACTGAGGCACACACAATATGCTAATGATATACTAGTGCTGTAAGGTTTTACACCACTAACTTTTAAGCCTCAGACTTTGATAGAAAATGAAACTAGGCGAACGAAGATAACACCTTTACTTCTGAGACGGTATCGTTACCTATGAGTATAGTACATACAAGTGGGGATCTGTGTGCGTGACCCACTGTGCCCTACTGATCCATGTGACCtactcttaaaataaatatgactttaCTAAGGGAATTCTGTAAGTCAACGCCATAGTATTTATTTACGTTCCATTAGGCGCGGAGTCTCGCAGGGAACTATATTGGTAACTTTGTTGTTCCTTATTTAAACTTATGTCCTTGAAAGACGGCAACAAATTATTAGGCCCAAAAGATGCGTCAAATAACAAGTAGATGTCTTTGTTTAAATAGCTTTTGATTTTTctatacaaatttaaattaagtggATACTCAAAGGAAACAAATCATAATACCTATTTGTAAGAATAATTTATCAGTAAAATTGTTAACTTATTGTAATAGATTAGTTTATTCATTAGGTACGTTTAGCTGTTCACGTGGTTtacatacttactcgtactaAAGATGTACTATTAATCAGACATGAGATTCCATCAAGCAAACCGgttatgtatatatttgtaaGACGTATAACGACATCTTAATATAGTAAATTGTGGCGGTAAGATATGTGTGTTAAGGTATTTAGTAGTAGgtaaatgtgtttgttaaagGAGAAAAATGTATTGAAACATATGGACACAGCTGA
This genomic window contains:
- the LOC112056870 gene encoding multiple inositol polyphosphate phosphatase 1-like, whose translation is MRLKLLLALCLVYASAQAQDESCRSADQDPYLLFGTKTAYTFANRGIPVSRAHDVPGCQPIAIWMLNRHGSHNPEADEFAELQKLVIFKNNVVINYRNGNFRNTNLRMCSSDVNLLERWEWNPRLNISFAGDLTSDGYMSTQQLAQAWKQRFPGLLTDNVHDYLFKYVNDQRSSTTFKAFTEGLFRAQADNIDISKETDEKLLRPYKYCPSWNANVEENADTLLQQHTFESSQEYKDMLNNISRRLGFNYDIERDVLHNMYQMCRYNKAWQVAQISPWCAVFTKDDLKRLEYLEDLQTYYKYGYGSPKNQEIGCTGVKDMMTFFNTHVDNEKPQQPRAIVHFTEAPMLLLTLQALGARRDAAPLTAAGYHTAPAQSRKWSSSAMAPYNANLAAVLYKCTPNSNFQINDPYQVLFLENERPLYLEECRVGLCNWTFVKNRFGLIADNCNLDFCNGGATKINGILSFSLALVILTKVFN